From Oncorhynchus mykiss isolate Arlee chromosome 25, USDA_OmykA_1.1, whole genome shotgun sequence, a single genomic window includes:
- the LOC110505212 gene encoding echinoderm microtubule-associated protein-like 1 isoform X5, whose amino-acid sequence MEEDPRWWQASESNRDLREVRGNKRGVSGGARWKSRMEDGFSSYSSLYDTSSLLQFCNDDSASAASSMEVMDRIASLEQRVQMQEDEIQLLKSALADVVRRLNISEEQNAMINRRGPTKDPSLMKRSPSSDSNGGKPARPMMAALPLRHTVSNGTVLPKKNCGTLPSPTSSRKDAAAPATKSTVRRTNSNETMGTLTRKDSGDSKSNRTRTGSTGSNSSGKRASESKFKEPVFNAGMRRVTHCKEEGYVKMYLKGRPITMYMPKDLVETYCLEAKSDLPNIKLKLDWVYGYRGRDCRSNLYLLPTGETVYFIASVVVLYNVDEQLQRHYTGHTDDIKCLAVHPDKITIATGQVAGTSSEGKQLAPHVRVWDSVSLNTLHILGTGFFDRALVCLAFSKSNGGNTLCVVDDSNDHVLSVWDWQREERLADVKCSNEAVFAADFHPTDTNIIVTSGKSHLYFWTLERGTLTKKQGLYEKQEKPKFVLCVTFSENGDTITGDSSGNILVWGKGTNRISHAIQGAHEGSIFALCMLRNSTLVSGGKDRKLLSWDGSYQQIQSVEVPELFGPVRTVAEGKRESVLIGTTRNYVLQGSLYGEFTPITQGHTDELWGLAVHPWKPHFLTCGHDKHVSLWDASSHQPVWTKTMEDAAQSAGFHPSGAVVAIGTQTGRWLVLDTDSKDLVTVHTDGNEQLSVIRFAPDGNFLAIGSHDNYIYIYAVGESGRKYGRVGKCSDNDPTHLQAV is encoded by the exons ATGACAGTGCGTCGGCAGCCAGCAGCATGGAGGTCATGGACCGCATTGCCTCCCTGGAGCAGCGTGTCCAGATGCAGGAGGACGAGATCCAGCTGCTCAAGTCAGCGCTGGCCGACGTGGTGCGCCGCCTCAACATCTCTGAGGAGCAAAACGCCATGATTAACAGGAGGGGACCCACTAAAG ACCCATCTTTGATGAAAAGGTCCCCATCGTCAGACAGCAATGGTGGAAAGCCAG CCAGACCCATGATGGCTGCCCTGCCTCTAAGGCACACTGTCAGCAACGGCACTGTCCTGCCCAAGAAAAACTGTGGCACGCTACCGTCCCCCACCAGCTCCAGGAAGGATGCTGCTGCACCAGCAACCAAAAG CACTGTGAGGAGAACCAACTCCAACGAAACGATGGGCACACTGACTCGTAAAGACAGCGGCGACTCCAAGAGCAACCGCACCCGCACCGGCTCTACCGGGAGCAACTCCAGCGGCAAGAGAGCCAGCGAAAG CAAATTTAAGGAGCCCGTTTTCAATGCAG GGATGCGACGAGTGACACACTGCAAAG AGGAAGGGTatgtgaaaatgtatttgaaGGGACGACCCATCACCATGTACATGCCCAAAGACCTTGTGGAGACCTACTGCCTGGAAGCCAAATCGGACCTGCCAAACATAAAGCTCAAACTGGACTGGGT TTATGGGTACAGGGGACGGGACTGTCGCTCTAACCTGTACCTGCTACCCACGGGAGAGACGGTCTACTTCATTGCATCTGTTGTGGTGCTGTACAACGTGGACGAGCAGCTCCAGAGACACTACACCGGGCACACTGATGACATCAAGTG TCTGGCTGTCCATCCTGATAAAATCACCATAGCAACGGGACAGGTGGCAGGCACCTCTTCTGAAGGCAAA cAGTTGGCTCCTCATGTGCGGGTTTGGGACTCTGTGAGCCTCAACACCCTCCACATTCTGGGGACAGGTTTCTTTGACCGCGCCCTGGTTTGTCTTGCCTTCTCCAAGTCG AATGGAGGCAACACGCTGTGTGTAGTAGACGACTCCAATGACCATGTGCTCTCTGTGTGGGACtggcagagagaggaaagacTAGCTGATGTCAAG TGTTCCAACGAGGCAGTGTTCGCTGCCGACTTCCACCCCACTGACACCAACATTATAGTCACAAGTGGGAAGTCACACCTCTACTTCTGGACACTGGAGAGGGGTACCCTTACCAAGAAGCAAGGCTTGTATGAG AAACAAGAGAAGCCCAAGTTTGTCTTGTGTGTGACTTTTTCAGAAAATGGAGACACCATAACTGGAGACTCAAGTGGAAATATACTGGTGTGGGGAAAAG GCACTAATCGAATTAGCCACGCCATTCAAGGTGCACACGAGGGGAGCATCTTTGCACTGTGTATGTTGAGGAACAGCACACTGGTGTCAGGGGGAAAAGATCGGAAACTCCTCTCTTGGGATGGGAGCTACCAGCAGATCCAATCGGTTGAG GTTCCTGAGTTATTTGGCCCCGTCCGCACTGTTGCCGAGGGCAAAAGGGAGAGTGTGCTTATTGGGACCACCAGGAACTATGTTCTACAAGGCAGTTTATATGGCGAATTTACCCCCATCACACAA GGTCACACCGATGAGCTGTGGGGGTTGGCCGTGCACCCTTGGAAACCCCACTTCCTCACCTGTGGCCACGACAAGCATGTCAGCCTGTGGGACGCCTCCTCGCACCAGCCTGTCTGGACCAAGACTATGgag GACGCAGCTCAGTCTGCTGGATTCCATCCCTCTGGAGCAGTGGTTGCTATAGGAACGCAGACCGGCAG GTGGCTGGTGCTGGATACTGACTCTAAGGATCTAGTCACAGTGCACACAGATGGGAATGAACAGCTATCTGTTATACGCTTTGCACCGG ATGGCAATTTCCTGGCGATCGGCTCTCACGACAACTACATCTATATCTACGCAGTGGGGGAGAGCGGCAGGAAGTACGGTCGAGTGGGAAAGTGCTCG